From a region of the Deltaproteobacteria bacterium genome:
- the trpB gene encoding tryptophan synthase subunit beta: MTMPTADGFFGAYGGQYVPEPIRDILNELARAFERYHRDPEFLREYDYYQRQYNGRPNPLYFCANLTKRCGGAKIYLKREDLNHLGAHKVNNTIGQILLAKRMGKKKIIAETGAGQHGVATAATAALMGMECTIHMGAVDVERQKLNVFRMRMMGAKVVPAESGQKTLKEAVDEALMAWVQDAQNTFYLLGSAVGPHPYPVMVREFQSIVGREAKTQILEAEGRLPDCCIACVGGGSNALGLFTEFVPETSVKLIGVEPAGRGLGYGQHAASLCLGEPGIMHGFNSYMLKDQAGEPAEVYSISAGLDYPSVGPEHALLKDTGRAEYVHASDQEALDAFFLLSRTEGIIPALESSHALAHALRIAPDMSPEAIIVVNLSGRGDKDVEQIERMVAAGQIAPPTL, from the coding sequence CCGACGGATTCTTTGGCGCCTATGGCGGCCAGTACGTGCCCGAACCCATCAGGGACATTCTGAACGAGCTGGCCCGGGCCTTCGAGCGCTACCATCGCGACCCGGAATTCCTGCGTGAATACGACTACTACCAGCGCCAGTACAACGGCCGGCCCAACCCGCTTTATTTCTGCGCCAATCTGACCAAGCGCTGTGGCGGGGCCAAGATCTACCTCAAACGCGAGGATCTGAACCATCTTGGCGCGCACAAGGTCAACAACACCATCGGCCAGATCCTGCTGGCCAAGCGCATGGGCAAGAAAAAGATCATCGCCGAGACCGGAGCCGGCCAGCATGGCGTGGCCACGGCCGCAACAGCCGCGCTCATGGGCATGGAATGCACCATCCACATGGGCGCCGTGGACGTGGAACGCCAGAAACTGAACGTTTTCCGCATGCGGATGATGGGCGCCAAGGTCGTGCCGGCCGAGAGCGGTCAGAAAACCCTGAAGGAAGCCGTGGACGAGGCCCTCATGGCCTGGGTCCAGGACGCCCAAAACACATTTTACCTGCTCGGCTCGGCCGTGGGGCCGCATCCGTACCCGGTCATGGTCCGCGAGTTCCAATCCATTGTCGGCCGCGAGGCCAAGACCCAGATCCTCGAGGCCGAGGGGCGTCTGCCGGACTGCTGCATTGCCTGTGTGGGTGGCGGGTCCAACGCCCTGGGGTTGTTCACCGAGTTCGTGCCCGAAACATCGGTGAAACTCATCGGCGTGGAACCGGCCGGGCGCGGTCTCGGCTATGGCCAGCACGCCGCCAGCCTGTGCCTGGGCGAGCCCGGCATCATGCACGGCTTCAATTCCTACATGCTCAAGGACCAGGCCGGCGAACCGGCCGAGGTCTATTCCATCTCCGCCGGACTGGACTACCCGAGCGTGGGGCCGGAACACGCCCTTCTCAAGGACACGGGCCGGGCCGAATACGTCCACGCCAGCGACCAGGAAGCCCTGGATGCCTTTTTCCTGCTCTCGCGCACCGAGGGCATCATCCCGGCCCTGGAATCCTCCCACGCCCTGGCCCACGCCCTGCGCATCGCGCCGGACATGAGCCCGGAAGCCATCATCGTCGTCAACCTGTCCGGACGCGGCGACAAGGACGTGGAACAGATCGAACGCATGGTCGCCGCCGGCCAGATCGCGCCGCCGACACTCTAG